In the genome of Gadus chalcogrammus isolate NIFS_2021 chromosome 21, NIFS_Gcha_1.0, whole genome shotgun sequence, one region contains:
- the chac1 gene encoding glutathione-specific gamma-glutamylcyclotransferase 1: MKPQDVMTVKTSLWIFGYGSLVWKPDFKYKRSMVGHIQGYKRRFWHGDNFHRGNDELPGRVVTLMEDDDASTWGVAFEVTGAQVEESLKYLNLREAVRGGYATKSVDFYPEGGVDQTPVTALVYIATEDNPLYLGPASPEVIGAQIAMSFGKTGHNLEYLLRLAEFMRQSCPHVDDPHLFAIEAAALAFVPYLLAAQ; encoded by the exons ATGAAGCCTCAGGACGTGATGACCGTGAAGACCAGCCTCTGGATCTTCGGGTACGGGTCGCTGGTGTGGAAGCCCGACTTCAAATACAAGAGGAGCATGGTCGGGCATATTCAAGGCTACAAGAGACGCTTCTGGCACGGCGATAACTTTCACCGTGGAAATGACGAGTTG CCCGGAAGAGTGGTGACGCTGATGGAGGATGATGAC GCGAGCACTTGGGGCGTGGCCTTCGAGGTGACCGGCGCCCAGGTGGAGGAGTCACTCAAGTACCTGAACCTGCGCGAGGCTGTTCGCGGCGGCTACGCTACCAAGTCAGTGGACTTCTACCCCGAGGGCGGGGTGGACCAGACGCCCGTGACGGCGCTGGTGTACATCGCCACCGAGGACAACCCCCTGTACCTGGGGCCCGCCAGCCCGGAGGTGATCGGGGCTCAGATCGCCATGAGCTTCGGCAAGACCGGCCACAACCTGGAGTACCTCCTGCGCCTGGCCGAGTTCATGAGGCAGAGCTGCCCACACGTAGACGACCCCCACCTGTTTGCCATCGAGGCGGCGGCGCTGGCGTTCGTGCCCTACCTGTTGGCGGCCCAATAG